From a region of the Paenibacillus sp. FSL R10-2734 genome:
- a CDS encoding DEAD/DEAH box helicase produces MSELQFRDYELNEDIIKALDVLKYETPTEVQSKVIPVALQQKDLIVKSQTGSGKTAAYGIPVCDLVDWVENKPQALILTPTRELALQVKEDITNIGRFKRVKAVALFGKQPFAPQKIELTQKTHVVVGTPGRVFDHIERGTLPLNRIKYLIIDEADEMLSMGFIEQIEKIIKQLPKERVTMLFSATLPEVIKNLCRKYMNDPTDIEIQASGITTATIEHALIEVRQAAKFSLLSDIITVENPDSCIIFCRTQEQVNAVFRGLADLEYPCDKIHGGMEQDERFEVMNAFKRGQFRYLIATDVAARGIDIENITHVINYDIPLEKESYVHRTGRTARAGNTGKAITFVTPNEQKWVNEIEGYIGFSIPHMKAPSDDAVAYAKEAFEQKINKQPVRKKDKSESLNKEIMKLYFNGGKKKKLRAVDFVGTIAKLEGMSAEDIGIISIQDNVTYVDILNGKGAMVLQAMRETTVKGKKLKVHIAKK; encoded by the coding sequence ATGAGTGAATTGCAATTTAGAGATTATGAGTTAAACGAAGACATTATTAAAGCGCTAGATGTCCTGAAATATGAGACGCCTACGGAAGTTCAGAGTAAGGTAATTCCTGTGGCTTTGCAGCAAAAGGATCTGATTGTGAAATCGCAAACGGGTAGCGGAAAGACGGCAGCTTACGGAATCCCGGTCTGTGATCTGGTGGATTGGGTAGAGAATAAGCCGCAGGCTTTGATCCTAACACCTACTCGGGAGCTTGCCTTGCAAGTAAAAGAGGATATTACCAACATTGGACGATTTAAACGGGTTAAAGCAGTGGCTCTTTTCGGCAAGCAGCCCTTTGCTCCGCAAAAAATTGAACTCACCCAAAAAACACATGTTGTCGTAGGTACGCCTGGACGCGTATTTGATCATATTGAAAGAGGTACACTTCCGCTAAACCGGATCAAGTATTTGATCATCGATGAAGCAGACGAGATGCTGAGCATGGGGTTCATTGAGCAGATTGAGAAGATCATCAAGCAGCTGCCAAAAGAACGAGTGACCATGTTGTTCTCAGCTACATTACCGGAAGTCATTAAGAATTTGTGCCGAAAATATATGAATGATCCAACGGATATTGAGATTCAGGCAAGTGGAATTACAACGGCAACGATTGAGCATGCGTTGATCGAAGTGAGACAAGCTGCCAAATTCTCGCTGCTGAGTGATATCATCACGGTGGAGAATCCAGATAGCTGCATTATTTTTTGCCGTACGCAAGAGCAGGTGAATGCTGTGTTTAGAGGGCTGGCTGATCTGGAGTATCCTTGTGATAAGATTCATGGGGGTATGGAGCAGGACGAGCGCTTTGAGGTCATGAATGCTTTTAAAAGAGGGCAGTTCCGTTACTTAATCGCTACCGATGTAGCGGCAAGAGGAATTGATATCGAGAACATCACCCACGTGATTAATTACGATATTCCGCTGGAAAAAGAAAGCTATGTGCACCGTACAGGTAGAACCGCTCGTGCTGGCAATACAGGCAAAGCGATCACCTTTGTTACTCCGAATGAGCAAAAATGGGTCAATGAAATCGAAGGCTATATTGGCTTTAGCATTCCGCATATGAAAGCTCCCTCGGACGATGCAGTTGCATACGCGAAGGAAGCTTTCGAGCAAAAGATTAACAAGCAGCCTGTCCGCAAGAAGGACAAAAGCGAAAGCTTGAACAAAGAGATTATGAAGCTGTACTTCAATGGCGGTAAGAAAAAGAAGCTAAGAGCCGTGGACTTTGTCGGCACAATCGCAAAGCTTGAAGGGATGTCTGCGGAAGACATCGGCATTATCTCAATTCAGGACAATGTGACCTACGTGGATATTTTGAACGGTAAAGGTGCAATGGTGCTGCAAGCGATGAGAGAGACAACGGTGAAGGGTAAGAAACTTAAGGTTCATATTGCTAAGAAATAA
- a CDS encoding HD domain-containing protein: MNEALIIARTEDFVKEQLGQDTTGHDWWHSDRVRNTAAEIAKIESANVFVCTMAALLHDVADEKLNPSKEEGLLKVRTWIASNLKDEEQINHIMMIIETMSFSGGGGEPMQTLEGQVVQDADRLDALGAIGIARTFIFSGAKGRPAYDPEVPPRDESLQKEYRDYSKGTAINHFYEKLLKLKFLMNTAYGRKLAEERHDFMLNFLDQFYKEWNQGSQ, from the coding sequence ATGAATGAAGCTTTAATTATAGCTCGGACTGAAGATTTTGTTAAAGAACAACTTGGACAAGATACTACAGGTCATGACTGGTGGCATTCTGATCGAGTGCGGAATACCGCCGCTGAAATTGCCAAGATCGAAAGCGCTAATGTTTTTGTCTGCACGATGGCTGCTTTACTCCATGATGTCGCTGATGAGAAGCTTAATCCATCAAAAGAAGAAGGTTTGCTTAAGGTGCGGACTTGGATTGCTTCAAACCTTAAAGATGAGGAACAGATTAATCATATCATGATGATTATTGAGACGATGTCCTTTAGTGGTGGCGGGGGAGAACCGATGCAGACTCTTGAAGGTCAAGTGGTTCAAGATGCGGATCGACTTGATGCACTTGGTGCGATTGGCATTGCCAGAACCTTTATTTTTTCAGGGGCGAAAGGTCGTCCAGCTTATGATCCGGAGGTGCCTCCACGAGATGAATCGCTTCAGAAGGAGTACAGGGATTACAGCAAGGGGACGGCTATTAATCATTTTTATGAGAAATTACTAAAATTGAAATTCCTGATGAATACAGCCTATGGGCGCAAGTTAGCAGAAGAACGACATGATTTCATGCTGAATTTTTTGGACCAGTTCTATAAGGAATGGAATCAAGGGAGCCAATAG
- a CDS encoding histidine--tRNA ligase, protein MMQNIKGTYDYFGQEQALRKNIQNTLQDLFELYDFESMDTTLLNELELLTSKYAGGDEILKEMYQLTDQGNRKLGLRYDLTIPFAKVIALNPGIEFPFKRYEIGKVFRDGPVKRGRLREFLQCDVDVVGISGPEAEAELMQLATEAFRKLDIPITLKWNNRRFLGEILESIGVPAEEQLSVMLTLDKLEKISISGVENELISKGLESATISAILVLIEMDNPSFELLCEKYDLTAQPGASEVRVLQKLIQDIGLQQTCCFDPFLSRGLSFYTGTVYEIFDASGSFTSSLGGGGRYDDIIGQLVGREDIQYPTVGLSFGMESIMALLAERPIQENKAANVMVIPIGETLPQALIAAAELRACSIRTTLVSGKRKLKKQLATASSKNIRFVILIGESESSVDKVRLKDMEEQTEVTVPLDEAIYLITG, encoded by the coding sequence ATGATGCAAAACATTAAAGGAACTTATGATTACTTCGGTCAAGAGCAAGCGCTCAGAAAGAACATTCAAAATACGCTGCAGGACTTGTTTGAGCTCTATGATTTTGAATCGATGGATACGACACTATTAAACGAACTAGAGTTATTGACCTCAAAATATGCAGGTGGGGATGAAATCCTCAAGGAAATGTATCAGCTCACAGATCAAGGCAATCGCAAGCTGGGGTTACGTTATGATCTGACCATCCCTTTTGCCAAAGTGATCGCTTTAAATCCAGGGATAGAGTTCCCCTTTAAGCGGTATGAGATCGGAAAAGTGTTCCGAGATGGACCCGTGAAACGCGGGCGTCTGCGTGAATTTCTGCAATGTGATGTCGATGTGGTCGGCATTTCCGGCCCTGAGGCTGAAGCTGAGCTAATGCAACTGGCTACAGAAGCTTTCCGTAAGCTTGACATCCCTATCACCCTAAAATGGAACAATCGACGTTTTCTCGGTGAGATTCTGGAATCCATAGGCGTACCTGCCGAGGAGCAACTATCCGTTATGCTAACTCTGGATAAACTTGAGAAAATCAGCATCAGCGGAGTGGAGAACGAGTTGATCAGCAAGGGACTAGAATCTGCTACTATATCGGCTATTCTAGTGCTTATCGAAATGGACAATCCAAGCTTTGAACTGTTATGTGAAAAATATGATCTCACAGCACAACCCGGAGCGTCCGAGGTTCGAGTCCTGCAAAAGCTGATCCAAGACATTGGACTGCAGCAGACTTGCTGCTTCGATCCTTTCTTATCCCGAGGTCTTTCTTTCTACACCGGAACTGTCTACGAGATCTTCGATGCTTCCGGTTCCTTTACCTCAAGCTTGGGCGGGGGAGGCAGATATGATGATATCATTGGACAGCTAGTGGGCAGAGAGGATATTCAATATCCAACGGTTGGGTTGTCTTTTGGCATGGAGTCTATCATGGCGCTCCTAGCAGAACGGCCTATCCAAGAAAATAAAGCAGCTAATGTTATGGTCATTCCCATTGGTGAGACGCTACCACAAGCTTTGATTGCAGCAGCCGAGCTGCGTGCCTGTTCTATAAGAACCACGCTCGTATCTGGTAAAAGAAAATTAAAAAAGCAGCTCGCAACTGCTTCATCTAAAAACATCCGTTTCGTTATTCTGATCGGAGAAAGCGAATCGAGTGTCGATAAGGTACGTCTGAAGGACATGGAGGAGCAAACGGAGGTTACCGTTCCGCTGGATGAAGCTATTTATCTGATCACTGGATAA
- a CDS encoding methyl-accepting chemotaxis protein gives MKIRFKLSLMLIGVTLLCITVMGVFTYLKSTQAIVSLTENSMKQVNTNKAQTIASMISKEKRSIELIAGRSEIVELLLQAGNGGVAKGDELQNKVNSSLQGIVGDDGNLEHVFVSDMKGIAVADSDIKLIGTDFSERSYTKKVLETAEPVISETLKSKSTGAYVVAFVHPVKSNGKMIGYVASAVTADSIIKYLADTKVVNTTSSYAYLLDENGIKLYHPDKKQIGQPIENTQISAVMDRVKAGEEVADGLLNNTVDGVEKKSAYTVMPDTKWLLVLTADLDEIVKPVNEMRNFNILLGAGILIIALLIAFYFAQKISSPIVKLTEMINRTAELNLTYDSQYEYLTKNKDETGTIAKAMLRTRVILRDMAGSLITISTKVLDNAETLEKLSIDVRENAHDNSATTQQLSAGMEETAASTQEMTAAITEIDINVSEISSNVKEGVDVSKQISERALALQDEALESTDNAKRVYESVRIDMEKAIEQSSAISEINVLADTILSITSQTNLLALNAAIEAARAGEAGRGFAVVAGEIRKLAEKSSETAAGIQGVVSDVYTSVELMKENSEALLAFIDQNVLGDYERLTEVSQQYNRDASTVNMLMNQFETAAEHLSMAVSSITIAVNEVAATVNEGAIGIQDIAVKTADIVEKTFEEVTMADENTQSAKELQGLVDRFKI, from the coding sequence ATGAAGATTCGCTTTAAGCTATCACTTATGTTGATAGGAGTGACCCTGTTATGTATAACGGTAATGGGGGTATTTACGTATTTGAAGTCAACTCAGGCGATTGTGAGCCTTACTGAGAATTCTATGAAGCAGGTCAATACGAATAAAGCTCAGACCATAGCGTCTATGATTTCGAAAGAGAAGAGAAGTATTGAGCTTATTGCCGGCAGGTCGGAAATTGTCGAACTGCTACTTCAAGCTGGAAACGGCGGAGTAGCCAAGGGGGATGAGCTTCAGAATAAGGTGAATAGCAGCCTTCAGGGAATTGTGGGGGATGATGGAAATCTTGAACATGTTTTTGTCAGTGATATGAAGGGCATTGCTGTCGCTGACAGTGACATTAAGCTAATAGGTACGGATTTTAGTGAGAGAAGTTATACGAAGAAAGTATTGGAGACCGCAGAACCAGTAATAAGTGAAACGCTGAAATCGAAATCTACTGGGGCTTATGTCGTGGCTTTTGTACATCCAGTGAAGAGTAACGGGAAGATGATCGGATATGTCGCTTCAGCTGTCACTGCGGATAGTATAATTAAGTACTTGGCAGACACTAAAGTGGTGAATACGACGAGCTCATATGCATATTTATTGGATGAGAACGGAATTAAACTGTATCACCCAGATAAAAAGCAAATCGGACAACCGATTGAGAATACTCAGATTTCAGCTGTTATGGATCGTGTGAAGGCTGGTGAGGAGGTAGCCGACGGCCTGCTAAATAATACAGTTGATGGTGTGGAAAAGAAATCGGCTTACACAGTTATGCCTGACACTAAGTGGTTGCTTGTATTAACTGCAGACCTAGATGAGATAGTGAAGCCTGTCAATGAGATGAGGAATTTTAATATTTTGCTAGGTGCGGGAATTTTGATTATAGCATTGCTGATAGCTTTCTATTTTGCTCAAAAAATCTCTTCACCGATTGTTAAACTGACAGAGATGATCAATAGAACGGCAGAGCTGAATTTGACGTATGACTCCCAGTATGAGTATCTAACGAAAAACAAAGATGAAACCGGGACGATTGCCAAAGCAATGCTCCGCACACGGGTTATTCTTCGTGATATGGCTGGTAGTCTAATCACGATCTCGACGAAGGTGCTAGATAATGCGGAAACCCTTGAGAAGCTTTCTATAGATGTGCGAGAAAATGCTCACGACAATTCGGCAACTACACAGCAGCTATCGGCAGGTATGGAGGAAACAGCAGCTTCAACTCAGGAGATGACAGCAGCGATTACTGAAATTGACATCAATGTATCCGAGATCTCCAGTAATGTGAAGGAAGGCGTTGACGTTTCCAAACAGATCAGTGAGCGGGCCCTGGCGTTGCAAGACGAGGCGTTAGAGTCAACGGATAATGCAAAGCGAGTGTATGAATCCGTTCGTATCGATATGGAAAAAGCAATTGAACAGTCGAGCGCGATCTCTGAGATTAATGTACTGGCGGATACGATTTTATCGATTACTAGTCAGACCAATCTGCTTGCTTTGAATGCAGCGATCGAAGCGGCCAGAGCAGGTGAGGCGGGTAGAGGATTTGCTGTTGTAGCTGGTGAAATCCGCAAGTTGGCTGAGAAATCGTCAGAGACAGCGGCTGGAATTCAAGGAGTTGTTTCGGATGTATACACTTCTGTTGAATTAATGAAGGAAAATTCAGAGGCATTACTCGCTTTTATTGACCAGAACGTTCTTGGAGATTATGAGCGGTTAACTGAGGTAAGTCAGCAATACAACAGAGATGCTTCTACTGTGAATATGCTGATGAATCAATTCGAAACCGCAGCCGAGCATCTAAGCATGGCGGTATCTAGTATTACTATTGCGGTCAATGAAGTGGCTGCTACAGTAAATGAGGGAGCTATTGGGATTCAGGATATTGCCGTGAAGACGGCTGATATCGTGGAGAAAACATTCGAGGAAGTTACGATGGCTGACGAGAATACCCAAAGTGCCAAGGAGCTACAGGGGCTGGTAGATCGGTTTAAAATCTAA
- a CDS encoding bile acid:sodium symporter family protein — MFANIRNGLVKSNVVLEKIMPLLTPTAIVVGVLNESSLLPFTGLVPWIFAFMTLIGSLKSNLKDLLSVLLKPQKLVVLMIILHIVMPIIGWLVARAVFPADPYTVTGFVLLFAIPTGVVSVVWVSIYGGNIALTLALILIDTLLSPIVVPGTLYLLMGASVEIQLGEMMKGLLWMVVIPSVVGMLLNQWTKGKVNTVCGPPLSPFVKVGLFMVVSINGASIARYLKHPDSKLAIIIGVTFITVVLGYVIGALVSRRFRYSYEDSVAVQFNSGMRNLSAGAVLAVKYFPPAVALPVISGMLFQQILAAMSGLFIRSRGKRPLEGGANTQVNPVSQSEPPISL; from the coding sequence ATGTTTGCGAATATACGAAATGGACTCGTTAAATCCAATGTAGTTCTCGAAAAAATAATGCCATTATTAACACCTACAGCTATCGTGGTTGGCGTACTTAATGAAAGCAGCTTGCTGCCATTTACAGGTCTCGTACCTTGGATATTCGCCTTCATGACACTGATCGGAAGCTTGAAGTCCAATCTCAAGGATCTGCTAAGCGTGCTTCTGAAACCACAGAAGTTGGTGGTCTTGATGATCATTCTCCATATCGTGATGCCGATTATCGGCTGGCTCGTAGCTAGGGCTGTATTTCCAGCAGATCCATATACTGTGACTGGATTTGTATTGCTATTTGCGATCCCTACTGGTGTTGTTAGTGTGGTGTGGGTATCCATCTACGGCGGGAATATTGCACTGACCTTGGCACTTATTCTGATTGATACACTCCTGTCACCGATTGTTGTTCCGGGTACCTTGTATTTGCTCATGGGAGCGAGTGTGGAAATTCAGCTGGGTGAAATGATGAAGGGGCTGCTATGGATGGTTGTAATTCCTTCGGTGGTCGGGATGCTTCTGAATCAATGGACAAAAGGTAAGGTAAATACAGTATGTGGACCGCCGCTTTCCCCGTTTGTTAAGGTGGGATTGTTCATGGTCGTATCCATTAATGGCGCTAGCATTGCTCGTTATCTCAAACACCCGGATAGTAAATTAGCCATTATTATTGGCGTAACCTTCATTACGGTTGTATTAGGATACGTAATCGGAGCATTGGTATCACGCCGTTTCCGCTACAGCTATGAAGATTCTGTGGCCGTGCAATTTAATTCCGGCATGCGTAATTTAAGCGCGGGAGCTGTGCTCGCGGTGAAATATTTTCCTCCGGCTGTTGCTCTTCCTGTGATTTCAGGAATGTTATTCCAGCAAATTCTCGCTGCAATGTCTGGTCTTTTTATACGTTCTAGAGGTAAACGACCGTTAGAGGGCGGTGCAAACACGCAAGTGAATCCAGTTTCTCAGTCTGAACCGCCTATTTCATTATAG
- a CDS encoding radical SAM protein: MRYKALELDKPLTYELEGLEIGVTSNCNFRCDYCCAYNRNDGQSIKAKEVIRILDELPGLKRVRLSGGEVTLKFDDCVEIVNYCSSRGIQTQLNSNGSLLNAERIDQLVAAGLTTIHISFNFTTADAFSRYYNIHPSIYEKIRENITMFAATSVDTVLETLLFSETQDNMKEISDHVYAMGVRTHEIQNSIIMDHTGWKSIAAREQLKNAVSELIARKKDDTILYFTCMDRFMDALGFEEQPGVYFPHCIEGKKQLHLHGNGDILISELCHPVIIGNIYQGASLKDLYSNMPAPLAQFLDKLPCPALDALFPQGV, encoded by the coding sequence ATGAGATATAAAGCACTGGAATTAGACAAACCGCTAACTTATGAGCTGGAAGGCTTAGAAATAGGAGTTACCTCAAACTGTAATTTCCGCTGTGATTATTGTTGTGCATATAATAGAAATGATGGACAAAGCATCAAAGCCAAAGAGGTAATCCGAATTCTTGACGAGCTTCCCGGTCTGAAAAGAGTACGGCTGTCTGGTGGCGAGGTCACCTTAAAGTTTGATGATTGTGTAGAAATTGTAAACTACTGCTCATCGAGAGGGATTCAGACACAGCTCAATTCTAATGGCAGTCTTTTGAATGCTGAACGGATTGATCAATTGGTTGCCGCAGGATTAACGACGATACATATTTCCTTCAATTTTACTACTGCGGACGCCTTCTCTCGTTATTATAATATTCATCCAAGCATCTATGAGAAAATAAGAGAGAACATTACTATGTTCGCGGCAACAAGTGTAGATACGGTGCTGGAGACGCTGTTGTTCAGCGAAACTCAGGATAATATGAAGGAGATCAGCGATCACGTATACGCTATGGGCGTTAGAACGCATGAGATTCAAAATAGTATTATCATGGATCATACGGGATGGAAGTCTATAGCTGCCCGCGAACAATTAAAGAATGCTGTGAGTGAACTGATTGCACGGAAAAAGGATGATACGATCCTGTATTTCACCTGCATGGACCGCTTTATGGATGCGCTTGGGTTCGAGGAGCAGCCGGGCGTTTATTTTCCTCACTGTATAGAGGGAAAGAAACAGCTTCATCTACATGGAAATGGGGATATTCTGATCTCAGAATTATGCCATCCGGTTATTATTGGTAACATTTATCAGGGGGCCTCACTGAAGGATTTGTACAGTAACATGCCAGCACCATTGGCTCAGTTTCTGGATAAGCTGCCATGCCCAGCGCTGGATGCATTATTTCCACAAGGTGTATAA
- a CDS encoding stalk domain-containing protein: MNKRIGKLVLCLAISLGGTTALFHSTTQAAPAGGVSIVLDGYPLPFPVEPVVMNGTTMVPFRAISEALGINVEWNQALKKITATKKDTAGTKVVTLTLGSKNAGVNGDVVKLGVAPQTIRNNTMIPLSFFGQQFGAGVAWNQTTKTVSITSPKTDMYKLGFYALSSYSEISMLPSFDAVAFGWSGIDKSGKFTTTGTDFRWPQAAGDVTPESIISNAAAGGTAPSLMVFSGDTAAELTKNLEDKVLQEQTITGIVDLATQKGFQGITLDLEGLGLTGDKAKVQADYNAFVKNLSQKAHAAGLKLTVILHPLNSSYKGYDYKTLGSLADDLVIMAYDYLQEKKIPEPLSLVDEGIRLALQQVSKDKLILGISVYSENETSVNSKVGLAKRYGLKGIAIWRVGLIGQPVWNEMGKSVEL, translated from the coding sequence ATGAACAAGCGGATTGGTAAATTAGTCTTATGTCTGGCGATTTCGCTAGGCGGCACCACAGCTTTATTCCACAGTACTACACAAGCAGCGCCCGCAGGGGGAGTTAGTATTGTACTGGATGGTTATCCACTACCTTTTCCAGTAGAGCCTGTTGTGATGAACGGAACAACGATGGTTCCATTCCGGGCGATATCTGAAGCACTGGGGATCAACGTAGAGTGGAATCAAGCGCTTAAGAAAATTACCGCGACCAAGAAGGATACAGCGGGGACTAAAGTAGTTACCTTGACCCTCGGTAGCAAAAATGCAGGTGTAAACGGCGATGTTGTGAAGCTAGGCGTTGCTCCGCAAACGATCCGTAATAACACGATGATTCCACTTAGCTTCTTCGGTCAGCAGTTTGGTGCGGGCGTAGCTTGGAATCAAACGACGAAGACGGTATCGATTACTTCACCAAAGACGGATATGTACAAGCTGGGCTTCTATGCACTTAGCTCATACAGTGAAATTTCAATGCTTCCTAGCTTTGATGCGGTAGCTTTTGGTTGGAGCGGAATTGATAAAAGTGGAAAATTTACTACGACAGGTACTGACTTTAGATGGCCTCAGGCTGCAGGGGATGTAACCCCAGAGTCTATTATCTCAAATGCAGCAGCTGGTGGAACAGCTCCATCTCTGATGGTCTTTTCTGGTGATACTGCAGCGGAGCTCACGAAGAATCTAGAAGATAAAGTGCTACAAGAGCAGACGATTACAGGAATCGTTGATCTGGCTACACAAAAGGGATTCCAAGGCATCACACTGGATCTCGAAGGACTGGGTCTAACGGGAGATAAAGCAAAGGTGCAAGCGGATTATAATGCTTTTGTGAAGAATCTGTCTCAAAAAGCACATGCAGCAGGTCTTAAGCTTACCGTTATTCTTCATCCATTAAACAGCTCTTATAAAGGTTATGATTACAAGACTTTAGGAAGCCTTGCAGACGATTTGGTCATTATGGCTTATGATTATTTGCAAGAGAAAAAAATTCCAGAGCCATTGAGTTTAGTTGATGAAGGCATCCGGCTTGCACTTCAGCAAGTGAGTAAGGATAAGCTGATTCTCGGTATCTCTGTATACAGTGAGAACGAAACTTCTGTAAATTCCAAGGTTGGACTTGCCAAACGATACGGCCTTAAAGGGATCGCCATCTGGCGCGTGGGCTTGATTGGACAGCCTGTCTGGAATGAGATGGGTAAATCGGTGGAGTTGTAG
- a CDS encoding nucleoside hydrolase yields MSKTRIIIDADTGIDDALAILYALRAPNVIVEGITTVFGNIDVEKAADNSLRLIELAKPGYEIPVAIGASKAIVRESSGFATHVHGENGIGNVEIPASTQRPIDETASEFIIRMANENLGEIVLVTLGHLTNLSLALDMDPGIKDSLKKVVVMGGTIFNPGNRTPVAEANIAGDPEAADHVFTSGLPIMMVGLDVTLKTRITQEHIDLLNRFGREENKAIISFMEQSLTHYFNFYREANFLINSAPLHDPLALMVALQPDLVTYKEMNVRVEHKGEFTSGMVVADLRAQPKVGRPIQVAIDVDAERAVGTFLSVFM; encoded by the coding sequence ATGAGCAAAACACGAATTATTATTGATGCTGACACAGGTATTGACGACGCACTAGCAATTCTATATGCCTTACGCGCTCCAAACGTGATTGTAGAAGGAATTACAACTGTTTTTGGGAATATTGATGTTGAAAAGGCGGCGGACAATTCACTGCGTCTGATTGAGCTTGCTAAGCCTGGTTATGAGATTCCTGTAGCCATTGGAGCCTCCAAGGCAATAGTTCGTGAGAGCTCGGGCTTCGCAACCCATGTGCATGGTGAGAACGGCATCGGTAACGTGGAAATTCCTGCATCTACCCAGCGTCCAATCGACGAAACCGCGTCTGAATTTATCATACGGATGGCCAACGAGAACCTTGGTGAAATTGTATTAGTTACACTGGGACATCTGACTAACCTCTCGCTGGCGCTTGATATGGACCCAGGTATTAAGGATTCGTTGAAAAAAGTAGTGGTAATGGGCGGTACGATCTTCAATCCTGGCAATAGAACACCGGTTGCAGAAGCGAATATTGCTGGAGACCCGGAAGCTGCTGACCATGTGTTTACATCCGGACTTCCAATTATGATGGTGGGTCTAGACGTTACACTTAAGACGCGGATCACTCAAGAGCATATCGATTTATTAAATCGTTTTGGACGTGAAGAAAATAAAGCGATCATTTCGTTTATGGAACAATCGCTCACTCATTATTTTAATTTCTACCGTGAAGCGAATTTTTTGATTAACAGCGCACCGCTACATGATCCACTCGCGCTTATGGTTGCATTGCAACCTGATCTAGTAACTTATAAAGAGATGAATGTCCGTGTGGAGCACAAAGGTGAGTTTACATCGGGAATGGTCGTAGCTGATTTACGGGCTCAGCCGAAAGTCGGTCGCCCTATCCAAGTTGCTATAGATGTAGATGCTGAACGGGCGGTGGGAACCTTTTTGAGCGTGTTTATGTAG
- a CDS encoding MalY/PatB family protein has translation MKYDFDRVIDRRNTRSYKWDQSEKLFGEKDIMPLWVADMDFESPPAVKEAILRRAEQGVYGYSVPSDTYKEAITSWFRRRHDWEIKSEWISDSPGIVTSLSLSVELFTKPGDEVILQSPVYYPFYDVIKMNDRKVAKNPLVIRNGRFEMDYEQLEGLMKGGAKLLLLCSPHNPGGRVWEREELLKLGELCLRYGVTVISDEIHCDLALPGYEHIPFASLSEEIANITLTTLAATKTFNLPGIQSSFIVASNPELKLKFDQKMKTLSLHMASFFAQDAVQAAYNDGEEWLDELLEYVSGNVDYAISYLSEHLPQVQVMQPQGTYLLWVDCRGLNLDIDGLKQLMYKEAKVAFNEGSVFGTEGQGHLRINLACPRSILVEALERFCRAAVAYTAK, from the coding sequence TTGAAGTATGATTTCGATCGCGTAATTGACCGCCGTAATACACGTTCTTACAAGTGGGACCAGTCCGAGAAGTTGTTTGGTGAGAAAGATATTATGCCACTTTGGGTGGCAGACATGGATTTTGAAAGTCCTCCTGCAGTGAAGGAAGCGATTCTGCGCCGCGCAGAACAAGGGGTTTACGGTTACAGTGTGCCTAGTGACACTTATAAAGAAGCTATCACTTCGTGGTTCAGAAGACGGCATGATTGGGAAATTAAATCGGAATGGATTTCGGATTCTCCCGGAATTGTAACTTCTTTAAGTCTTTCCGTTGAGCTGTTTACCAAGCCAGGGGACGAGGTTATTTTACAGTCGCCAGTCTATTATCCCTTCTATGATGTAATCAAAATGAATGATCGGAAGGTCGCCAAGAATCCACTTGTGATCCGTAATGGACGCTTCGAGATGGATTATGAGCAATTGGAAGGGCTGATGAAAGGTGGAGCAAAGCTGCTCTTGCTATGCAGTCCGCATAATCCGGGTGGTAGAGTATGGGAAAGAGAAGAGCTACTTAAGCTTGGTGAACTCTGTCTGCGTTACGGAGTGACCGTAATCTCTGATGAGATCCATTGTGATTTGGCGCTTCCAGGCTATGAGCATATCCCTTTTGCGTCCTTATCTGAGGAAATTGCGAATATTACGCTCACCACGCTTGCTGCGACCAAAACCTTCAATCTCCCGGGGATTCAATCTTCCTTTATCGTGGCTTCGAATCCAGAACTGAAACTTAAATTTGATCAAAAAATGAAAACCCTGAGCTTACATATGGCTAGCTTCTTCGCCCAAGATGCAGTACAAGCTGCTTATAATGATGGAGAAGAATGGTTGGACGAGCTTTTAGAGTATGTGTCAGGCAATGTGGACTATGCTATTAGCTATCTGTCAGAGCATTTACCACAGGTCCAAGTGATGCAACCACAAGGCACATACCTGCTATGGGTAGATTGCCGCGGGTTGAATCTGGATATAGATGGACTTAAACAGCTGATGTACAAAGAGGCTAAAGTCGCTTTTAATGAAGGCTCTGTCTTTGGAACTGAGGGACAAGGTCATCTGCGGATCAACCTAGCTTGTCCTAGATCTATTCTAGTTGAAGCTTTAGAACGCTTTTGCCGAGCAGCCGTAGCTTATACAGCGAAATAA